ATCGAAAAGAGTTCTGAGTTAACGACCGTTATGGATGCCAAGGGCACCACTATATATATCAGTTCTTCGGTGAAGAAAGTGCTTGGCTATGAGGTTGAGGAAGTCTTAAACCAGGTCGTTGGCGTATTCACACACCCCGATGATACCGACCGCGCGGTGAAAAACTTCAAATCCATCGTGTCCAAGCCGCAAGGGACATCCATGAAGAGCCTTTACCGTTTGCAAAGTAAAGACGGCAGATGGCGTTGGATGGAGACCCACACTACAAACATGCTGAACGAGCCGCTCATTGAGGGCATCGTCATTCATTGGCATGATGTCACATCGCGGATTGAAGCAGAACAGGCTGTCGAAGCCAGCGAAAAACGCTATCGCACGCTCTTTGAGCAATCCAGCGATGGTATCTTCATCATTGATCTGGACGGCCAGCTTGTCAGCGTGAATCAACGTGCTGCTGCAATGCTCGGAACAACCCCGGACGTGCTCATTGGCCTGAACTTCCCCAAGCGCATCTTCCAGGAACAATGGGAATCCGTGGAACAGGACATCAACCGCATTCATGCAGGTGAACAACGCTCTGTTGCAGAGCGCATCCTGATTACAGATGGAGAAAACCTGATTGTCGAGTGTGATATGGTGCCGATATATGATGAAAATGGGGCACCCCTCTATATTCAGAGCATCATGCGCGACATCACGGAACGTAAACAGGCAGAAGACCACCTACGTCGCAGCGAAGAGCGGTTCCGCCAGCTCTTTGAGCACGCCCCCATTGGCATGGTCATATTAGATCGGCATGGGCAACTAAAGCGCGTTAATAACACTTTCTGCAATTTGGTCAATTACAACGTCGAAGAACTGATCGGCAGACAACTAGACGAACTCACTTATCCGGCTGACCGTGGCAATATGCTCCCGGCAGATAACATCACGACAGAAACCGCCTTCCATATGGAATGCCGCCTCGTGCGCCACAATGGGCAGGTCATTTATACGCTGATCGAAGCGACAGGGATCAATTACCAGCTTAACGAAGAAGTCTATCTCCTGGCGCAGATCACAGACATCACAGACAGGCGCAAAGTCGAATCACAGATCAATGAATATGTGACACAGCTTGAATTACTCCAGCAAGTTGAGGAAGAAGTCAACCAGACGCTGGTCGTTGAAAACGTCTTACGACTGGCCTGTGATACAGCGATGCGCCTAAGCCTGGTGGAATGTGTATACATCAGTATGTATGATGCCAACACAGAGCGCTTAACCCTGGCATACGGCATCAATACGCCGTTTGAGGTGGGCGAGAGCCTGCCAATGAATCATATCGCCTATGCCGTCAGCCAGAATATGACACCAATGCGCCTGACGGACTTGCAATCGAATGTGTATCGCCCGCTGCAACCGGATGCTGTCGCCACGATGTGCGTCCCGCTCATGGTGCAAAATCAGTTAATTGGTACGCTGACGCTAGAAACACACAGCCCCAATCGCTTATCGCAGGATTACTTCCAATTTTTGAGGGTGCTGGCCGGGCGTATGGCGATTGCGATTGATAATGCCAATCTCTATGAAAAATCACAGCGTCAAATCGCTGAGCTCAAACAACTCCATGAGCGGCTCGACTACATGGCGTATCACGACCCGCTTACAGATTTGCCCAATCGCTTTATGTTCCAGGAACAATTGAAAGAAGCGCTGGAAGAAGCCAAATCCACAGAGGATATGGTCGGCGTGCTGCTCATTGACCTGGATAACTTCAAGCAGATTAACGACAATCTGGGCCATCTGACGGGAGACGCCATCATCAAGCAACTGGCCCAGCGCGTCAATCAGGTGATCCGTGATGTGGATTTAAGCGCATCTATGGGCAGTGATATTATCGTGCTGCTGCGGCGCTTCAAAACCGCTAAAACAGCACTCCTGACGGCAGAAGCCCTGTTACAAGCAATACGTCAGCCCATTTACATCGGCAACCACACGCTATACGTCACGGCGAGCATCGGCATCAGCCTCTATCCGAGTGATGGGGCTAACGAAACAGACCTGCTGATGAAAGCGGATAGCGCACTGCATCAATCCAAGCTGAACGGTAAGAATATCTTCCAGCGGTATGATGCCAAAATTAACGCCGCTATCCAAAGGCGTTTTAACCTGAGTAACGAGCTATACGACGCCCTATCGAACAATCAGTTCACCATCTATTACCAGCCCCAGATCAGCTTGCGGGACGAACAGCCGCAGGCCATGGAAGCCTTACTTCGCTGGCAGCATCCGACGCGCGGCTTGCTCTTGCCAAGGGATTTCATCCCCATTGCGGAAGAAATCGGCTTGATGAACGATATTAGCAACTGGATCATTGGGGAAGTTTGTCGTAACCAGGCCCAACTCATCGCATGGGGCCATCCGTTGCATCTCTCTTTCAATGTGAATGTGTCTCACTTTGAACAAGGGGATTTCGTGACATCCGTTACGCAGATTTTGCAACAAAGCAAGTGTGATCCATCTCACATTCAAATTGAAGTCACAGAGCACAGTATGCTCAACAATTTTGAATCTTCCCAGGAGAAAGTGCAGCAGCTTAAAGCGCTGGGGCTGCACATTGCGCTGGATAACTTTGGCGCGGGGTATTCATCCCTGAGCTATCTACAACATCTGGCAATCGACACCCTTAAACTGGATCGCACATTGATTGCAGAAGTGGATGGGACAAACGACAGCGCCTATCGCAGCCGCACAATTGCCCAATCCATCATCACACTGGGTAAAAATCTGGGGTTAACTGTCGTGTCGGA
The Phototrophicus methaneseepsis DNA segment above includes these coding regions:
- a CDS encoding PAS domain S-box protein, giving the protein MSDTNTKRILYIEDDRGLAQLLAHHLAKRGYDVELATSGEEGIAMLATRGHDVVLVDYKLPTQSGLEVLSIITKQPDPPPVIILTGEGDEAIAVKAIQTGASHYLVKDAHGQYFNVLPTLIEQALEHKELLKEQCRAQKALHRYEVLIEKSSELTTVMDAKGTTIYISSSVKKVLGYEVEEVLNQVVGVFTHPDDTDRAVKNFKSIVSKPQGTSMKSLYRLQSKDGRWRWMETHTTNMLNEPLIEGIVIHWHDVTSRIEAEQAVEASEKRYRTLFEQSSDGIFIIDLDGQLVSVNQRAAAMLGTTPDVLIGLNFPKRIFQEQWESVEQDINRIHAGEQRSVAERILITDGENLIVECDMVPIYDENGAPLYIQSIMRDITERKQAEDHLRRSEERFRQLFEHAPIGMVILDRHGQLKRVNNTFCNLVNYNVEELIGRQLDELTYPADRGNMLPADNITTETAFHMECRLVRHNGQVIYTLIEATGINYQLNEEVYLLAQITDITDRRKVESQINEYVTQLELLQQVEEEVNQTLVVENVLRLACDTAMRLSLVECVYISMYDANTERLTLAYGINTPFEVGESLPMNHIAYAVSQNMTPMRLTDLQSNVYRPLQPDAVATMCVPLMVQNQLIGTLTLETHSPNRLSQDYFQFLRVLAGRMAIAIDNANLYEKSQRQIAELKQLHERLDYMAYHDPLTDLPNRFMFQEQLKEALEEAKSTEDMVGVLLIDLDNFKQINDNLGHLTGDAIIKQLAQRVNQVIRDVDLSASMGSDIIVLLRRFKTAKTALLTAEALLQAIRQPIYIGNHTLYVTASIGISLYPSDGANETDLLMKADSALHQSKLNGKNIFQRYDAKINAAIQRRFNLSNELYDALSNNQFTIYYQPQISLRDEQPQAMEALLRWQHPTRGLLLPRDFIPIAEEIGLMNDISNWIIGEVCRNQAQLIAWGHPLHLSFNVNVSHFEQGDFVTSVTQILQQSKCDPSHIQIEVTEHSMLNNFESSQEKVQQLKALGLHIALDNFGAGYSSLSYLQHLAIDTLKLDRTLIAEVDGTNDSAYRSRTIAQSIITLGKNLGLTVVSEGVERQGQLDFLRDTACDQAQGFFLTRPIAFQNLKNWLESARYSRS